The proteins below are encoded in one region of Scatophagus argus isolate fScaArg1 chromosome 24, fScaArg1.pri, whole genome shotgun sequence:
- the LOC124055488 gene encoding gamma-crystallin M2-like isoform X2 gives MGKITFFEEKNFQGRCYNCSSDCADLHTYFSRCNSIRVESGVWVIYERPSFQGFQYILSPGEYADNQQWMAFNDNVKSCRAIKNSGINKLRLYERPDFGGQMVECSDDCPSVYDAYKMREAYSCVVTDGAWVFYDLPSYRGHQYLLERGEYRQHSDWGASSPGIGSFRRITEF, from the exons ATGGGGAAG ATCACATTTTTTGAGGAGAAGAACTTCCAAGGCCGCTGCTACAACTGTAGCAGTGACTGTGCTGACTTGCATACGTACTTCAGCCGCTGCAACTCCATCAGGGTGGAGAGTGGTGTGTGGGTGATCTATGAGAGACCCAGCTTCCAGGGCTTCCAGTACATCCTCAGTCCTGGGGAGTATGCAGACAATCAGCAATGGATGGCCTTCAACGACAACGTCAAATCCTGCCGTGCCATCAAGAAT TCAGGTATTaacaaa CTGAGGCTGTACGAGAGGCCGGATTTCGGAGGTCAGATGGTGGAGTGCTCCGATGACTGTCCCTCAGTGTATGATGCCTACAAGATGCGTGAGGCTTACTCCTGCGTGGTGACCGATGGTGCCTGGGTATTTTACGACCTCCCCAGCTACAGGGGGCACCAGTACCTCCTTGAGCGGGGCGAGTACCGGCAGCACAGTGACTGGGGGGCCTCCTCGCCTGGTATAGGCTCCTTCCGCAGGATCACAGAGTTTTAA
- the LOC124055488 gene encoding gamma-crystallin M2-like isoform X1 yields MGKITFFEEKNFQGRCYNCSSDCADLHTYFSRCNSIRVESGVWVIYERPSFQGFQYILSPGEYADNQQWMAFNDNVKSCRAIKNVYGSSWKLRLYERPDFGGQMVECSDDCPSVYDAYKMREAYSCVVTDGAWVFYDLPSYRGHQYLLERGEYRQHSDWGASSPGIGSFRRITEF; encoded by the exons ATGGGGAAG ATCACATTTTTTGAGGAGAAGAACTTCCAAGGCCGCTGCTACAACTGTAGCAGTGACTGTGCTGACTTGCATACGTACTTCAGCCGCTGCAACTCCATCAGGGTGGAGAGTGGTGTGTGGGTGATCTATGAGAGACCCAGCTTCCAGGGCTTCCAGTACATCCTCAGTCCTGGGGAGTATGCAGACAATCAGCAATGGATGGCCTTCAACGACAACGTCAAATCCTGCCGTGCCATCAAGAAT GTTTACGGCAGTTCATGGAAGCTGAGGCTGTACGAGAGGCCGGATTTCGGAGGTCAGATGGTGGAGTGCTCCGATGACTGTCCCTCAGTGTATGATGCCTACAAGATGCGTGAGGCTTACTCCTGCGTGGTGACCGATGGTGCCTGGGTATTTTACGACCTCCCCAGCTACAGGGGGCACCAGTACCTCCTTGAGCGGGGCGAGTACCGGCAGCACAGTGACTGGGGGGCCTCCTCGCCTGGTATAGGCTCCTTCCGCAGGATCACAGAGTTTTAA
- the LOC124055486 gene encoding gamma-crystallin M3-like — MTMGRIIFYEDRNFQGRSYETSSDCAELTSYLSRCNSCRVESGLFMVYEKPNFMGHQMLVRRGEYPDNQHLMGMSMSDCIRSSRMIPMYRGPFRMRIYERENFGGQMYELMDDCDNMMDRFRMSDCQSCNVMDGHWLMFEQPSYRGRMLYVRPGEYRNFRDMGLSDVTRFSSIRRIMDSC, encoded by the exons ATGACCATGGGGAGG ATCATATTTTATGAGGACCGGAATTTCCAGGGCCGCTCCTATGAGACCAGCAGCGACTGCGCCGAGCTCACCTCCTACCTGAGCAGGTGTAACTCCTGCAGGGTCGAGAGTGGCCTCTTCATGGTCTATGAGAAGCCAAACTTCATGGGCCATCAGATGCTGGTGAGGAGGGGCGAGTATCCAGACAACCAGCACCTGATGGGAATGAGTATGAGTGACTGCATCAGGTCCAGTCGTATGATTCCCATG TACAGGGGACCCTTCCGAATGAGGATCTATGAGAGGGAGAACTTTGGAGGCCAGATGTATGAGCTGATGGATGACTGTGACAATATGATGGATCGTTTCCGCATGTCTGACTGCCAGTCCTGCAACGTGATGGACGGCCACTGGCTGATGTTCGAGCAGCCCAGCTACAGAGGCCGAATGCTGTATGTCAGGCCAGGGGAATACAGGAACTTCAGAGATATGGGTCTGAGCGATGTGACGAGGTTCAGCTCCATCAGGCGCATCATGGACTCCTGTTAA
- the LOC124055485 gene encoding gamma-crystallin M3-like, which translates to MSRDVSYKGVQGGLWLILYKSETGLASIIKTKTITMGRIIFYEDRNFQGRSYECNTDCSDIHMHLNRCNSCRVDNGCFVVYDRPNFTGNQAFLRRGEYSDFQQMGCVVGMMGLAMMDNIRSCRMIPLHSGQFRMRIYERENFEGQTHELMDDCESLQDRYYIADCQSCNVMDGHWLMFEHPNYRGRMMYVRPGEYRNLRDMSGISNLIRIRSIRRIMDLC; encoded by the exons ATGAGTCGTGATGTTTCATACAAAGGTGTGCAAGGTGGTCTGTGGCTGATTCTATATAAAAGTGAAACTGGGTTGGCATCAATtataaaaaccaaaaccatcACCATGGGCAGG attattttctatGAGGACAGGAACTTCCAGGGTCGGTCCTATGAGTGCAACACTGACTGCTCTGACATCCACATGCACCTGAACCGTTGCAACTCATGCAGGGTGGACAATGGGTGCTTTGTGGTGTACGACCGCCCCAACTTCACGGGGAATCAGGCTTTCTTGAGGAGAGGGGAGTACTCTGATTTTCAGCAAATGGGGTGTGTAGTAGGCATGATGGGCTTGGCGATGATGGATAACATTCGCTCTTGTCGCATGATCCCCTTG CACAGTGGACAGTTCAGGATGAGGATCTATGAAAGGGAGAACTTCGAAGGCCAGACGCATGAGCTCATGGATGACTGTGAGTCTCTCCAGGACCGTTACTATATTGCTGACTGCCAGTCCTGCAATGTGATGGATGGCCACTGGCTGATGTTTGAGCATCCCAACTACAGAGGTCGAATGATGTACGTGAGGCCAGGAGAGTATAGGAACCTCAGAGACATGAGTGGGATAAGCAACCTGATAAGAATCCGTTCCATCAGGCGCATCATGGATTTGTGCTGA
- the LOC124055490 gene encoding gamma-crystallin S-1-like isoform X2, translated as MGKIIFYEDRNFQGRSYECSSECSDLHSHFSRCNSIRVDNGDWMVYERPSYMGYQYFLRRGDYPDYQRWMGFNDCVRSCRMIPMVSSHRMMIYDRTEFGGQMMELTDDCHSLYERFHFNDIYSCKVMDGHWIFYEHPHYRGRQYLMRPGEYRRFNEWGSMSSRVGSIRRITM; from the exons ATGGGTAAG ATTATCTTCTATGAGGACAGGAACTTCCAGGGTCGATCCTATGAGTGCAGCAGTGAATGCTCTGACTTGCATTCCCACTTCAGTCGCTGCAACTCCATTAGAGTGGACAATGGTGACTGGATGGTCTATGAGAGACCCAGCTACATGGGCTACCAGTACTTTCTGAGGAGGGGCGACTATCCAGACTATCAGCGCTGGATGGGATTCAATGACTGTGTGCGATCGTGCCGTATGATCCCCATGGTAA GCTCTCACAGAATGATGATCTACGACCGCACAGAGTTTGGAGGTCAGATGATGGAGCTGACTGATGACTGCCACTCCCTGTATGAACGTTTCCATTTCAACGACATCTACTCCTGTAAAGTGATGGATGGTCACTGGATCTTCTATGAGCATCCACATTACAGGGGACGCCAGTACCTGATGCGCCCTGGTGAATACAGGAGGTTTAATGAGTGGGGAAGCATGAGCTCTAGGGTGGGATCCATCAGACGTATCACTATGTGA
- the LOC124055490 gene encoding gamma-crystallin S-1-like isoform X1, which yields MGKIIFYEDRNFQGRSYECSSECSDLHSHFSRCNSIRVDNGDWMVYERPSYMGYQYFLRRGDYPDYQRWMGFNDCVRSCRMIPMHQGSHRMMIYDRTEFGGQMMELTDDCHSLYERFHFNDIYSCKVMDGHWIFYEHPHYRGRQYLMRPGEYRRFNEWGSMSSRVGSIRRITM from the exons ATGGGTAAG ATTATCTTCTATGAGGACAGGAACTTCCAGGGTCGATCCTATGAGTGCAGCAGTGAATGCTCTGACTTGCATTCCCACTTCAGTCGCTGCAACTCCATTAGAGTGGACAATGGTGACTGGATGGTCTATGAGAGACCCAGCTACATGGGCTACCAGTACTTTCTGAGGAGGGGCGACTATCCAGACTATCAGCGCTGGATGGGATTCAATGACTGTGTGCGATCGTGCCGTATGATCCCCATG CACCAAGGCTCTCACAGAATGATGATCTACGACCGCACAGAGTTTGGAGGTCAGATGATGGAGCTGACTGATGACTGCCACTCCCTGTATGAACGTTTCCATTTCAACGACATCTACTCCTGTAAAGTGATGGATGGTCACTGGATCTTCTATGAGCATCCACATTACAGGGGACGCCAGTACCTGATGCGCCCTGGTGAATACAGGAGGTTTAATGAGTGGGGAAGCATGAGCTCTAGGGTGGGATCCATCAGACGTATCACTATGTGA
- the LOC124055491 gene encoding gamma-crystallin M2-like, which yields MGKIIFYEDRNFQGRHHECMSDCADLHPYFNRCNSIRVESGCFMVYERSHYLGHQYFLRRGEYSDNQRMIGINDCIRSCRMIPTYRGSYKIRLYERPDMSGQMQEVSDDCPNVQDRFHMSDINSCNVVDGHWLLYDQPNYRGRTYYLRPGEYRRYSDWGGASPRIGSLRRITDLN from the exons ATGGGAAAG ATCATATTCTACGAGGACAGAAATTTCCAGGGTCGGCACCATGAGTGCATGAGCGACTGTGCTGACCTTCACCCTTACTTTAACCGCTGCAACTCCATCCGGGTGGAGAGTGGCTGCTTCATGGTGTATGAAAGATCACACTACCTGGGCCACCAGTACTTCCTCCGCAGGGGGGAGTACTCTGACAACCAGCGCATGATTGGCATCAATGATTGCATCCGCTCGTGCCGCATGATTCCCACG TACCGTGGTTCCTACAAAATAAGACTGTATGAGCGTCCAGACATGAGCGGCCAAATGCAGGAGGTGAGCGATGACTGCCCCAACGTTCAGGACCGCTTCCATATGTCTGACATTAACTCTTGCAATGTGGTTGATGGGCACTGGCTGCTCTATGACCAGCCCAACTACAGGGGAAGAACCTACTACCTGAGACCTGGGGAATACCGCAGGTACAGCGACTGGGGAGGCGCCAGTCCAAGGATTGGCTCACTCAGGCGAATCACTGACTTAAATTAG
- the LOC124055476 gene encoding protein boule-like: MNVAMEEENQNANSSSSSSTPDVLPPENHEDAPTHHSPRPGTVIPNRIFVGGIDYKVNESDLRRVFSQHGAVKEVKIVIDRSGMSKGYGFVTFETQDDALKILHDGNGICFKDKKLSIGQAVRKQQASGQTKSAHVTSPDSAMAVPMSCGTPYQTTSTGNWCNYGVAYFHCPPVNHPLHHWPRPAPPAMLPQSHQPVYRQPAYHHYQCVPNQYQWNIVQPPMPSSPFMYSQLSEYLYQPADVQPPLPVTEDTTQEFIEPTMQQLYPLHPQRTEGMTPVVLQHGHGKNQMFPCSHVRLKPKYRQRVNWKDQHYPPEAAEPADDSMSHPSRPLM, translated from the exons ATGAACGTGGCCATGGAAGAGGAGAACCAAAACGCG aacagcagcagctcctcctccacccctgaTGTTTTACCTCCAGAAAACCACGAGGATGCCCCGACCCACCACAGCCCTCGCCCCGGCACTGTCATCCCCAATCGGATTTTTGTTGGGGGAATTGATTACAAG gttAATGAGAGCGACCTGCGACGTGTCTTCTCTCAACACGGTGCAGTGAAAGAGGTAAAGATTGTGATTGATCGTTCAGGAATGTCAAAGGG ATATGGGTTTGTTACATTTGAGACCCAGGATGATGCACTGAAAATTCTTCATGAT GGGAATGGAATCTGTTTCAAAGACAAGAAGCTCAGCATTGGTCAGGCTGTCCGCAAGCAGCAGGCTTCGGGACAAA CTAAGAGTGCCCATGTGACTAGCCCTGACTCTGCCATGGCTGTGCCGATGTCCTGTGGGACCCCGTACCAGACCACGTCCACAGGCAACTGGTGCAACTACGGAGTGGCCTATTTCCACTGCCCCCCTGTGAACCACCCCCTGCACCATTGGCCT CGGCCCGCTCCTCCAGCGATGCTTCCTCAGTCCCATCAGCCTGTGTACCGGCAGCCAGCCTATCACCACTACCAG TGTGTCCCAAACCAGTATCAGTGGAATATCGTCCAG CCTCCGATGCCCTCCAGTCCTTTCATGTACTCCCAGCTGTCCGAGTATCTGTACCAGCCCGCTGATGTCCAGCCTCCTCTGCCCGTCACAGAGGACACGACTCAAGAG TTTATAGAGCCCACAATGCAGCAGCTTTACCCACTGCATCCTCAGAGAACCGAAGGAATGACACCCGTTGTTCTGCAACATGGTCATGGAAAG AATCAAATGTTTCCATGCTCGCATGTCCGTCTGAAGCCAAAGTATCGCCAGCGCGTCAACTGGAAGGACCAACACTACCCGCCAGAAGCAGCAGAGCCGGCAGACGACTCAATGTCTCACCCGTCCCGACCTCTCATGTAG